From the genome of Oscillatoria sp. FACHB-1407, one region includes:
- a CDS encoding ABC transporter substrate-binding protein → MSQKNDTPAVIASLLITLALLGAGGWWLWTQFNSRGGTPVGINSPGNSSGIPGVNGNSAVQERGSGGQRILVSEGASVAKQAGAEAMTNMRFEEAIANFEASLEANPNDPEALIYLNNARAELQWTTNGSGSRVDMTAIAVVVPIDDSLNPSLEILRGVAQAQNEINRVGGIKGTLLKVVIVNDAAEPDTVEQIATGLVNSGVLGVVGHFGSDATLAAAAVYQANGLVMVSPTSTSTTISELGDYIFRTVPSDRFTATALSRHMLNAMQRSRAVVYFNSESAYSNSLKNEFATALATDGGQVLNEFDLASPNFNAAATLAQANQQGAEVLVMLANTATLDPALQVVGQNQNQLAVLGGDSLYNPKTLEVGGAAAEGMVVAVPWVLLSNPQSSFVKTARELWGGDVNWRTAMAYDAVQVLIQGMQAGREREAIKNALNSDIFEVEGATGTIRFLPSGDRNQPMQLVTIQPGTRSGYGYDFVPVP, encoded by the coding sequence ATGTCTCAAAAGAATGATACGCCAGCTGTCATTGCCTCTTTGCTGATCACGCTTGCCCTACTGGGTGCGGGTGGCTGGTGGTTGTGGACGCAATTCAATTCCAGAGGTGGCACCCCAGTTGGCATCAATTCTCCCGGCAATTCGTCAGGTATACCCGGCGTAAACGGCAACTCTGCGGTGCAAGAGCGTGGTAGCGGTGGACAGCGAATTTTAGTCTCAGAGGGAGCATCCGTTGCAAAACAGGCTGGGGCAGAGGCGATGACCAATATGCGCTTTGAAGAGGCGATCGCCAATTTTGAAGCCTCGTTGGAGGCAAACCCCAACGACCCCGAAGCGTTGATTTATCTCAACAACGCCCGCGCAGAGTTGCAGTGGACAACAAATGGAAGCGGCTCTCGTGTCGATATGACCGCGATCGCTGTCGTCGTCCCCATTGATGACTCGTTGAACCCATCTTTGGAGATTTTGCGGGGAGTGGCTCAGGCCCAAAACGAGATTAACCGCGTTGGAGGAATCAAAGGCACTCTGTTAAAGGTCGTGATTGTCAATGATGCTGCCGAGCCAGACACGGTCGAGCAAATCGCCACAGGTTTGGTTAACAGTGGAGTTTTAGGAGTGGTCGGGCATTTTGGCAGTGATGCTACACTGGCTGCCGCAGCCGTTTATCAGGCAAATGGGCTGGTGATGGTGTCACCCACCAGTACCTCAACCACCATCTCGGAACTGGGAGATTACATTTTTCGCACCGTACCGAGCGATCGCTTCACCGCAACGGCACTTTCTCGCCACATGCTCAATGCCATGCAACGTAGTCGAGCTGTCGTTTATTTCAACTCTGAAAGTGCCTACAGTAATTCTCTTAAAAATGAATTTGCAACGGCACTGGCAACAGATGGCGGACAAGTCTTAAATGAGTTTGATTTGGCAAGTCCCAACTTTAATGCCGCAGCAACCCTGGCACAAGCCAATCAACAGGGGGCGGAGGTGTTGGTCATGCTGGCAAATACTGCAACGTTAGACCCAGCCCTGCAAGTCGTGGGACAGAACCAGAATCAGCTCGCCGTGTTGGGCGGCGACAGTCTTTACAATCCCAAAACGTTAGAAGTTGGCGGTGCGGCAGCCGAAGGCATGGTGGTTGCTGTGCCCTGGGTGTTGCTGTCAAATCCCCAATCTTCGTTTGTCAAAACGGCTCGAGAGTTATGGGGTGGCGATGTGAATTGGCGCACAGCAATGGCATACGATGCGGTGCAGGTGTTGATCCAAGGAATGCAAGCAGGTCGAGAGCGTGAGGCGATTAAAAATGCTCTCAACAGTGACATATTTGAGGTGGAGGGAGCTACGGGAACGATCCGATTTTTACCATCGGGCGATCGCAATCAGCCAATGCAACTCGTCACAATCCAACCAGGAACCCGCTCCGGGTATGGTTATGATTTCGTTCCCGTGCCTTGA
- a CDS encoding Glu/Leu/Phe/Val family dehydrogenase, which yields MSYSLLSDANQRLEKALRYVSLSDDVTERLRYPKASLSVSIPVRMDDGSLRVFQGYRVRYDDSRGPTKGGVRFHPHVTLDEVQSLAFWMTFKCAVLNLPFGGAKGGITLNPKELSKFELERLSRGYVDAIADFIGPDIDIPAPDVYTNPMIMGWMMDQYSIIQRKIIPAVVTGKPISMGGSLGRETATAMGAFFVIQTAMTHFSQSPAQTTVAIQGFGNAGAVLAELMFRAGYQVVAVSDSQGGVYAKQGLDIPSIRRLKDSSRGIRAVYCEGSVCSTVEHASITNEELLELDVDILIPAALENQITAENADKIRARYVFEVANGPTNSAADAILEAKGIHVFPDILVNAGGVTVSYYEWVQNRSGFYWSLDEVNRRLEQSMTAETEKIWAIAQELSVSLRTAAYVHALNRLGDAIQAKGTQDYYVS from the coding sequence ATGTCCTATTCATTGTTGTCTGATGCCAATCAACGCCTGGAGAAAGCTCTGCGCTACGTGTCCTTATCAGATGATGTGACTGAACGATTGCGCTATCCCAAAGCGAGCTTGAGCGTTTCCATTCCTGTACGCATGGATGATGGGTCGTTAAGAGTGTTTCAAGGGTATCGGGTGCGATATGACGATAGCCGGGGACCAACGAAAGGGGGCGTGCGGTTTCATCCCCATGTAACCCTGGACGAAGTGCAATCTCTGGCTTTCTGGATGACATTTAAATGTGCTGTTCTCAACTTGCCGTTTGGTGGCGCAAAAGGTGGCATCACACTAAACCCCAAAGAACTGTCAAAGTTTGAGTTAGAGCGGTTGAGTCGGGGATATGTGGATGCGATCGCGGACTTCATCGGACCCGACATCGATATTCCCGCACCGGATGTCTACACCAACCCCATGATCATGGGCTGGATGATGGATCAATACAGCATTATTCAGCGAAAGATTATCCCCGCTGTGGTCACAGGTAAGCCCATTAGCATGGGTGGCAGTCTGGGGCGCGAAACCGCAACCGCTATGGGTGCGTTCTTTGTCATCCAAACTGCGATGACTCATTTTAGTCAGTCCCCTGCTCAAACGACGGTCGCAATCCAGGGGTTTGGTAATGCCGGAGCCGTCCTCGCTGAGTTAATGTTTAGGGCAGGCTATCAAGTTGTTGCGGTGAGTGATTCTCAGGGGGGTGTGTATGCCAAACAAGGGCTAGACATTCCCAGTATTCGCCGCCTCAAAGATTCTAGCCGGGGTATCAGAGCAGTCTACTGTGAAGGTAGCGTTTGCAGCACAGTGGAACATGCCTCGATTACCAATGAAGAATTGCTGGAACTGGACGTAGATATCTTGATTCCTGCGGCTCTGGAGAATCAAATTACCGCTGAGAATGCCGATAAGATTCGAGCAAGGTACGTGTTTGAGGTTGCCAACGGACCCACGAACTCTGCTGCCGACGCGATCTTAGAAGCGAAAGGCATTCATGTCTTTCCTGATATTTTGGTCAACGCAGGTGGAGTCACTGTAAGCTATTACGAATGGGTACAAAACCGGAGTGGTTTCTATTGGTCATTGGATGAGGTCAACCGTCGCTTGGAGCAGAGCATGACCGCTGAGACTGAAAAGATTTGGGCGATCGCTCAAGAACTCTCCGTATCCCTCCGCACGGCTGCCTATGTCCATGCCCTCAACCGCCTAGGTGATGCGATTCAGGCAAAAGGCACTCAGGATTATTATGTGAGCTAA
- a CDS encoding Cof-type HAD-IIB family hydrolase, which yields MVQNPAVNVVSGSNSESPVIDIQLLVVDIDGTIAGESNEIRPAVIEAIHAVQAKGIPVAIATGRMYRSALRFYEAVGSKLPLMSYQGALIKDPTTGQLHRHWAISKPYALQLIDHFEQPEMRSELSIHLYINDQLYVREITPETELYAERSQVEAIAVGDLRQALDHEPTKILALSHNTDLVDHLLTSLRQRYTPAELYFTKSVATFFEATNPLVNKGTAVRYLAEEMLGLQPHNVMTIGDNFNDVEMLEYAGIGVAMGNAPTDVQAIAQWIAPSVEADGVAVAIEKFLL from the coding sequence ATGGTGCAGAATCCTGCTGTCAATGTGGTTTCAGGCTCTAACTCTGAGTCTCCGGTAATCGACATTCAGCTTTTAGTTGTAGATATTGATGGCACGATCGCCGGAGAGTCAAACGAGATTCGTCCCGCTGTGATAGAAGCTATTCATGCTGTACAAGCAAAGGGCATTCCAGTCGCGATCGCCACCGGACGAATGTATCGCTCTGCTCTGCGATTTTATGAGGCGGTTGGCTCTAAATTGCCCCTCATGAGCTATCAAGGCGCATTGATCAAAGACCCTACCACTGGGCAATTACATCGTCATTGGGCTATCTCGAAACCCTATGCCCTCCAGTTGATTGACCACTTTGAGCAACCCGAAATGCGCTCTGAGTTGTCAATTCACTTATATATCAATGATCAGTTATATGTTCGTGAAATTACCCCTGAAACGGAGCTATATGCTGAGCGATCGCAGGTAGAAGCGATCGCCGTTGGAGATCTGCGTCAGGCACTCGACCATGAACCGACCAAGATTTTGGCACTGAGCCACAATACCGATCTGGTCGATCACCTGCTGACATCACTTCGGCAACGCTACACGCCTGCCGAGTTGTATTTCACCAAATCCGTAGCAACTTTTTTTGAAGCGACCAATCCCCTGGTTAATAAGGGAACGGCAGTTCGCTATCTAGCAGAAGAGATGTTGGGGCTTCAGCCACACAACGTAATGACGATTGGCGATAACTTTAACGATGTAGAAATGCTGGAGTACGCCGGAATTGGAGTCGCTATGGGCAATGCCCCTACCGATGTACAGGCGATCGCTCAATGGATTGCTCCCAGTGTTGAAGCGGATGGAGTAGCCGTTGCGATCGAAAAGTTCTTGCTGTAA
- a CDS encoding cation-translocating P-type ATPase, with the protein MTAVSSQNTSPTWHTLAPDKAVEQLQSDRELGLTNQQITERLQQYGPNELEESGGRTTWMILLDQFKNIMLLMLIAVAIISGIMDLLDLRAGTVKANDIPFKDTIAILAIVFLNGLLGFVQESRAEKALAALKNLASPRVRVTRDGKILEVNSKELVPGDVMLLEAGSQVSADGRLLESANLQIREAALTGEAQAVNKQVQLQLPEDTPLGDRINLVFQGTEVVQGRGTVLVTNTGMKTELGKIATMLQAVESEPTPLQQRMDQLSKVLVTGALALVAVVVGVGLLAAGVGRFRELLEVSLSMAVAVVPEGLPAVITVTLAIGTQRMVRRQALIRKLPAVETLGSVTTICSDKTGTLTQNKMVVQSIHPPSQSLRVTGEGYIPEGQFFIHDQQAQPQDLPELKSLLAACALCNDSILQKENGQWMILGDPTEGALLVVAGKAGIDRNNYDHKLPRVAEFPFSSERKRMSVMVNSGDVGQDVVKGLIPVAQAGSPYLMFTKGSPEIVLERCQAIQIGDRTESLTQGQRDAILEKNNQLAGKGLRVLGFAYKPLDVLPPEGSDEATECDLIWLGLVDMLDAPRPEVRDAVARCRTAGIRPVMITGDHQLTAQAIAEDLGISKPGDRVLTGRDLEKLSPEEMEQQVEQVGIYARVAPEHKLRIVQALQRRGRIVAMTGDGVNDAPALKQADIGIAMGITGTDVSKEASDMVLLDDNFATIVAATEEGRVVYTNIRRFIKYILGSNIGEVLTIAASPLLVGGGVPLTPLQILWMNLVTDGLPALALAVEPAEPNVMQRPPNDPKESIFARGLGSYMVRIGIVLGIIAIALMVWSYNYTTNVASDVGDPERWKTMVFTTLCLAQMGHAMAIRSNTQLTVEINPFSNPYVFAAVALTTVLQLLLVYVEPLRNFFGTHWLSATELWICIGASFLMFLWIELEKLFIRWFFRNRR; encoded by the coding sequence ATGACTGCTGTTTCTTCTCAAAACACTTCACCGACCTGGCATACGCTGGCACCCGACAAAGCGGTTGAACAGCTTCAGAGCGATCGCGAGTTGGGCTTAACCAATCAACAGATCACAGAGCGACTGCAACAATATGGTCCCAACGAGTTGGAAGAATCGGGTGGGCGCACGACTTGGATGATTCTGCTGGATCAGTTCAAAAACATCATGTTGCTGATGTTGATTGCGGTGGCGATCATCTCAGGCATTATGGACTTGTTGGACTTACGAGCCGGAACCGTTAAAGCCAATGACATTCCGTTCAAAGACACGATCGCCATTCTCGCCATCGTGTTTTTAAATGGTCTGTTGGGTTTTGTTCAGGAGAGCCGTGCCGAAAAGGCTCTGGCGGCATTGAAAAATTTGGCATCCCCCAGAGTTCGGGTAACCCGTGACGGCAAGATTTTGGAGGTCAACTCTAAAGAACTCGTCCCAGGAGATGTCATGCTGCTGGAAGCTGGTTCTCAAGTCTCAGCAGATGGACGCTTGTTAGAGTCTGCGAATTTGCAAATTCGGGAAGCGGCTCTGACGGGAGAAGCGCAGGCAGTGAACAAACAGGTTCAACTCCAGTTGCCAGAAGACACACCTCTGGGCGATCGCATCAACCTGGTGTTTCAGGGAACTGAGGTCGTGCAGGGACGGGGCACTGTACTCGTGACCAACACGGGCATGAAGACGGAACTCGGCAAGATTGCCACGATGTTACAAGCGGTTGAGTCAGAGCCGACTCCCTTGCAACAGCGCATGGATCAGTTGAGCAAGGTGCTGGTGACAGGGGCATTAGCTCTAGTCGCGGTTGTCGTCGGCGTTGGTCTGTTGGCGGCTGGGGTAGGCAGATTTCGAGAGTTGCTGGAAGTGTCACTGAGTATGGCGGTTGCGGTGGTGCCTGAAGGGTTGCCTGCCGTTATCACAGTGACCTTGGCGATCGGAACTCAGCGCATGGTGCGACGGCAGGCGTTGATTCGAAAGTTGCCTGCGGTGGAGACGTTGGGTTCTGTAACAACCATTTGTTCTGATAAAACGGGAACGCTGACGCAAAACAAGATGGTGGTGCAGTCGATTCACCCTCCATCCCAATCGCTGCGAGTCACAGGTGAGGGCTACATTCCCGAAGGGCAGTTTTTTATCCATGATCAACAGGCTCAACCCCAGGATTTACCTGAACTCAAGTCACTGCTGGCAGCCTGTGCGCTCTGTAATGACTCGATTTTGCAAAAAGAAAATGGTCAGTGGATGATTTTGGGTGACCCCACCGAAGGCGCACTGCTTGTCGTGGCAGGTAAAGCCGGAATCGACCGCAATAACTATGACCACAAGTTACCCCGTGTGGCAGAGTTTCCCTTCTCATCAGAACGGAAACGGATGAGTGTCATGGTGAATTCGGGTGACGTGGGTCAAGACGTCGTGAAGGGGTTGATTCCTGTTGCTCAAGCAGGTTCGCCTTATCTGATGTTTACCAAAGGCTCACCCGAAATTGTTCTGGAACGGTGTCAAGCTATCCAAATAGGCGATCGCACAGAGTCCCTAACCCAGGGACAACGGGATGCGATTTTAGAGAAAAATAACCAGCTTGCTGGAAAAGGACTGCGGGTTTTGGGGTTTGCCTATAAGCCATTAGACGTTTTGCCGCCAGAAGGCTCTGACGAAGCGACGGAATGTGACCTGATCTGGCTGGGTCTGGTGGATATGCTGGATGCGCCCCGTCCTGAAGTGCGAGATGCGGTTGCCCGTTGTCGGACTGCCGGAATTCGCCCAGTAATGATTACGGGAGATCACCAACTGACGGCTCAGGCGATCGCAGAAGATTTGGGTATCTCTAAACCGGGCGATCGCGTCTTGACAGGTCGTGACCTGGAAAAGCTGAGCCCAGAAGAAATGGAACAGCAAGTTGAGCAAGTCGGTATCTACGCACGGGTTGCACCCGAACACAAGCTGCGAATTGTGCAAGCTCTGCAACGACGCGGCAGAATCGTAGCGATGACCGGAGACGGGGTCAACGATGCTCCAGCTTTGAAACAGGCAGACATCGGCATTGCCATGGGAATTACGGGCACCGACGTGAGTAAGGAAGCCAGTGACATGGTGTTGTTGGATGACAACTTTGCGACCATTGTTGCTGCCACGGAAGAAGGTCGGGTCGTTTACACCAACATCCGTCGCTTCATCAAATACATTCTCGGTTCCAATATTGGGGAAGTGCTGACCATTGCAGCCTCTCCGCTGCTCGTTGGGGGTGGTGTTCCGCTGACGCCCCTACAAATTCTGTGGATGAACCTGGTAACGGATGGTTTACCTGCGTTGGCATTGGCAGTCGAGCCTGCCGAACCAAACGTGATGCAACGTCCACCGAATGATCCGAAAGAGAGCATTTTTGCCCGTGGGCTAGGCTCTTACATGGTGCGTATTGGGATTGTCCTGGGGATTATTGCGATCGCCCTGATGGTCTGGTCTTACAACTACACAACCAATGTTGCGTCAGATGTGGGTGACCCAGAACGGTGGAAGACTATGGTATTCACCACGTTGTGTCTGGCACAAATGGGGCACGCAATGGCAATTCGCTCTAATACTCAGCTCACCGTCGAGATAAATCCCTTCTCCAATCCCTATGTTTTTGCGGCGGTCGCTTTGACAACGGTGCTGCAATTGCTACTGGTTTACGTTGAGCCACTCCGTAACTTCTTTGGAACTCATTGGCTGAGTGCAACCGAGTTGTGGATTTGCATTGGTGCCAGTTTCTTGATGTTCCTCTGGATTGAACTGGAAAAACTCTTTATCCGCTGGTTTTTCCGTAATCGACGCTAA
- a CDS encoding PstS family phosphate ABC transporter substrate-binding protein, producing the protein MAQKNETPVLILALLITVGLIGAGIWWFTRQSGLNLGNLTQSGSPTPSGSVSQTGQASPATSEATSSGQPGASFAAIQNVPSGVFNYGGSTSWAPIRGEVDSIIQTVFPNFRLRYTDPLTGVPGSSTGIRMLLDNQLAFSQSSRSLRPEEYQEAQQRGFTLQEIPVALEGIAIAVHPDLNIPGLTIEQLQGIYLGRITNWNQVGGPNLAVVPYSRPMNAGGTVEFFVDNILGGQPFGNSVRLIGTTTEALREVSNNPGGLYYASAPEVIGQCTTKPLAIGRSIDQLVAPYQQPLVPEAQCPAQRNQINPEVLQSGEYPITRRLFVIVKQNGQADQQAGEAYANLLLTDQGQQLLSEAGFVRIR; encoded by the coding sequence ATGGCTCAGAAAAACGAAACCCCGGTCTTGATTCTGGCGTTACTGATCACCGTTGGACTCATCGGCGCGGGCATTTGGTGGTTTACTCGCCAATCAGGATTGAATTTGGGCAATTTGACCCAATCTGGTTCTCCCACCCCTTCTGGAAGCGTAAGCCAAACCGGACAAGCTTCACCAGCTACTTCTGAGGCAACATCTAGCGGACAACCCGGCGCCAGTTTCGCAGCTATCCAAAATGTGCCTTCAGGAGTTTTTAACTACGGAGGCAGCACTAGCTGGGCACCGATTCGGGGAGAAGTGGATTCAATCATTCAAACGGTATTTCCTAATTTTCGGTTGCGGTATACCGACCCACTAACGGGTGTTCCAGGCTCTAGCACAGGCATTCGGATGTTGCTCGACAATCAACTGGCATTTTCTCAGTCATCGCGATCGCTCAGACCCGAAGAATACCAGGAAGCTCAACAACGCGGATTTACACTGCAAGAGATTCCAGTGGCACTTGAGGGCATTGCGATCGCCGTTCACCCCGATTTAAATATTCCAGGGTTAACCATCGAACAGTTGCAAGGCATTTATTTGGGGCGCATCACCAACTGGAATCAGGTTGGCGGACCCAATCTAGCCGTTGTGCCCTATTCACGCCCCATGAATGCAGGCGGCACAGTGGAATTTTTTGTAGACAATATCTTGGGGGGACAGCCCTTTGGCAACTCAGTTCGCCTGATTGGAACTACAACGGAGGCATTACGGGAGGTTTCAAATAATCCGGGGGGCTTATATTATGCGTCAGCACCAGAAGTCATTGGTCAATGTACGACCAAACCATTGGCGATCGGACGGAGTATTGACCAACTGGTTGCACCTTATCAACAGCCTCTCGTTCCAGAGGCACAGTGCCCAGCCCAACGCAATCAAATCAACCCGGAAGTCTTGCAAAGTGGAGAATACCCTATCACCCGACGACTTTTTGTCATCGTGAAGCAAAACGGTCAAGCTGATCAGCAAGCAGGGGAAGCATACGCCAACCTGTTGCTTACCGATCAGGGACAGCAATTACTGAGTGAAGCCGGATTTGTGCGAATCCGATAG
- a CDS encoding DALR anticodon-binding domain-containing protein, with amino-acid sequence MNSILPIILPLALRSLLLQKLQKSILLLINDLLKDGKTNQGLNALVQTINLSLQVIPIQLVKPGNRIKYVSAIAPKLSKSLGIPITALAYEIKTRIANLDKNPNQCNYHLPLERVWENFTVNVNESGWIYLQLNEVGTAFWVQQLLDSVTESDCPTLAQDHTSDDSSFGNFTNSFIIQYTHARCCSLLYLAHQEGFVALKNESIDFGATAPQITTPNPFPWLDIEHRLRLHHPAEQRLITQCVTTLDCLADMVLADRVIDAINPNVNLNDVSLSHPNLNQQMICKLAQELSLAFQTFYATCRIWGETSRVNLELTQARLGLVALTQMLLRVLLQEGLEVIAPCSL; translated from the coding sequence GTGAATTCAATCTTACCCATCATCCTACCGTTGGCCCTTCGTTCTCTTTTACTGCAAAAGTTACAGAAGTCAATTTTGTTACTGATTAATGATTTGTTGAAGGATGGGAAGACGAATCAGGGATTGAATGCTTTAGTACAAACAATTAATTTATCGCTTCAGGTGATTCCTATTCAATTAGTCAAACCTGGAAACCGCATTAAATATGTATCTGCGATCGCCCCTAAGCTATCCAAGTCGCTTGGAATACCGATAACGGCATTAGCCTACGAAATTAAAACAAGAATAGCCAATCTCGATAAGAACCCGAATCAGTGTAATTATCACCTACCTTTAGAGAGAGTTTGGGAAAATTTTACAGTTAATGTGAATGAGTCTGGTTGGATTTACTTACAACTGAATGAAGTTGGTACGGCTTTTTGGGTGCAGCAATTGCTTGATTCAGTCACTGAAAGCGATTGCCCTACCTTAGCTCAGGATCACACGAGTGACGACTCATCGTTCGGTAATTTTACGAACTCTTTTATAATTCAGTATACCCACGCTCGTTGTTGTTCATTGTTGTATTTAGCACACCAAGAGGGATTTGTTGCATTAAAAAACGAGTCAATCGACTTCGGAGCAACTGCACCCCAAATCACAACACCTAACCCTTTTCCTTGGCTTGACATAGAACATCGCCTACGATTGCACCATCCGGCAGAACAGCGTTTGATAACGCAATGTGTGACCACGCTAGATTGTCTGGCAGACATGGTATTGGCAGATAGAGTAATCGACGCTATTAACCCAAATGTCAATCTCAACGATGTTAGTCTCAGTCATCCCAATCTGAATCAGCAGATGATCTGCAAGTTAGCTCAGGAGTTGAGTTTGGCATTTCAAACGTTTTATGCCACCTGTCGCATCTGGGGAGAAACCTCAAGGGTCAACCTGGAATTAACCCAAGCACGTTTGGGCTTAGTGGCATTGACCCAGATGTTGCTTCGGGTATTGCTGCAAGAGGGACTGGAGGTCATAGCACCTTGTTCGCTTTAA
- a CDS encoding serine/threonine-protein kinase, with protein sequence MEVYCTRPGCPRPVNYFADLDNSATLKTVQQKYCMGCGMPLILVGRYITQRLLGKGGFGAAFLARDRYTPAMRQCVVKQFQPSGDLTPTQLQVAQNLFEREGAVLEELGNTHPQIPDLLAFFELDVPRSSGGQADRFFYLVQEFIDGQNLEEELAQNGPFSEAAIREVLIEILKVLQFVHEHGSIHRDIKPSNIMRRRDGRLYLLDFGAVKQVTQASAAEAGKASTGIYSMGFAPPEQMAGNVVYPATDLYALGVTCITLLTGKQPNELYDPYSNGWNWSSYGRVSDRLKTVLDRMLLATPSQRFQSAEEVLEALQGSAAAPPGLPPRPAQPPPNPAAVSNPVMAAPPPPSSTPARLPKRPVQAPAIKTAPPAPPVAAPPPPAAPIQAATPAPLAAPKRGFSLMESIVGAAFTGFEGSLLAIALISLLGTTFLSAGFWLLLLGVLVLAQWNHVIEKVDLLILAVLTVGIIILLPPLRDFWILQAIGNPIRTLLLISVLAGLVAVAATLVFRLVYKLLSGLF encoded by the coding sequence ATGGAAGTTTATTGCACTCGTCCAGGCTGCCCCAGACCTGTTAACTACTTTGCCGATTTGGACAATAGTGCCACCTTAAAGACGGTACAGCAGAAGTATTGCATGGGTTGTGGTATGCCGCTGATCCTGGTGGGGCGTTACATTACCCAGAGACTCTTGGGCAAAGGGGGGTTTGGGGCTGCATTTTTGGCACGCGATCGCTACACTCCTGCCATGCGGCAATGTGTTGTGAAGCAGTTTCAACCCTCTGGTGATCTCACCCCAACCCAGTTACAGGTTGCCCAAAATCTATTTGAACGAGAGGGAGCCGTTCTGGAGGAGTTGGGAAACACCCATCCCCAGATTCCTGATCTACTCGCGTTTTTTGAGTTAGATGTACCCAGGAGTTCAGGTGGTCAGGCTGACCGTTTCTTTTATTTAGTCCAGGAATTTATTGATGGGCAGAATCTCGAAGAGGAACTAGCGCAAAACGGGCCATTTTCTGAAGCAGCTATTCGGGAAGTCCTGATAGAAATTCTGAAAGTGTTGCAGTTTGTCCACGAACACGGCTCAATTCACCGGGACATCAAACCATCCAATATTATGCGGCGACGCGATGGACGCCTCTATCTGTTGGACTTTGGGGCAGTTAAGCAAGTCACCCAGGCATCAGCGGCAGAAGCCGGAAAAGCCTCGACGGGAATTTATTCGATGGGATTTGCGCCACCAGAGCAAATGGCGGGAAATGTTGTCTACCCAGCGACGGATCTCTATGCCCTGGGGGTAACGTGCATTACGTTGTTGACTGGGAAGCAACCCAATGAATTGTATGACCCCTATAGTAATGGGTGGAATTGGAGTTCTTATGGGCGGGTGAGCGATCGCCTGAAAACAGTGCTCGACCGCATGTTGTTGGCAACTCCCAGTCAACGGTTCCAATCAGCAGAGGAGGTCTTAGAAGCGTTGCAGGGATCTGCGGCGGCTCCACCTGGATTACCCCCACGCCCAGCCCAGCCTCCCCCCAATCCAGCAGCCGTGTCCAATCCGGTGATGGCAGCCCCCCCTCCACCCAGCTCAACACCAGCACGGCTACCAAAACGTCCAGTACAGGCTCCGGCGATTAAGACTGCTCCTCCCGCACCCCCAGTTGCGGCTCCTCCACCGCCTGCGGCTCCAATTCAAGCAGCAACTCCAGCTCCATTGGCGGCTCCAAAGCGGGGCTTTTCTCTCATGGAAAGTATCGTTGGGGCGGCATTTACAGGATTTGAAGGTAGCCTATTAGCGATCGCCCTGATTAGCCTTTTGGGCACCACGTTCCTCAGTGCTGGCTTTTGGCTACTGTTGCTGGGCGTGTTAGTACTGGCTCAGTGGAATCATGTGATCGAGAAGGTTGATTTGCTGATTCTTGCGGTGCTGACAGTCGGGATTATCATCCTCTTACCACCGTTGCGAGATTTTTGGATTTTGCAGGCGATCGGCAACCCAATTAGAACCCTGTTGCTTATATCGGTCTTAGCCGGATTGGTAGCCGTAGCAGCCACATTAGTCTTTCGCCTGGTTTACAAGCTGCTATCCGGTTTGTTTTAG
- a CDS encoding Crp/Fnr family transcriptional regulator — MHSVSSSQPETARPFLTWQRILDWAQEHYRCRTFGKDEKIPARPGLLYLVQRGAVRLVGEAQVSATTGNSRLPRINSEEAFLGFVGAGQPFEIVAQSPFTLQSVAHVDQTAVIWLYWHDLDNWPHFRREVLNAFRYQHQRKLLWLSTLGQRRTIDRLLGFLTLLIEEFGEPCDEGYYLPWILTHAQIGSAIGSTRVTVTRLMGKLRQRGLIRSYGDNLLCLPAESSALQQKRSS; from the coding sequence ATGCACTCCGTATCCTCCTCCCAACCAGAAACCGCTCGTCCTTTTCTGACCTGGCAACGTATTCTTGACTGGGCACAGGAACATTATCGTTGTCGTACCTTTGGCAAGGATGAAAAAATTCCCGCTCGACCTGGATTGCTCTATCTGGTTCAACGGGGTGCTGTGCGTCTCGTTGGTGAAGCCCAGGTTAGCGCGACCACAGGGAATTCTCGCCTACCCCGAATCAACTCAGAAGAAGCATTTCTGGGGTTTGTGGGCGCAGGTCAGCCCTTTGAAATTGTGGCTCAATCACCCTTCACCTTGCAGAGTGTAGCCCATGTTGACCAAACTGCCGTTATTTGGCTCTATTGGCATGATCTGGATAACTGGCCTCACTTCCGTCGTGAAGTCTTAAACGCATTTCGCTATCAACACCAACGCAAATTATTATGGTTGAGCACGTTAGGGCAACGCCGCACGATTGATCGCCTTTTGGGATTCCTCACTTTATTAATTGAGGAGTTTGGTGAACCTTGTGATGAGGGATATTATCTGCCCTGGATCTTGACCCATGCTCAAATTGGTAGTGCGATCGGCTCTACACGAGTAACGGTCACTCGCCTAATGGGCAAATTGCGGCAACGGGGCTTGATCCGTTCCTATGGAGACAATTTGCTATGCTTGCCTGCTGAATCTTCAGCTTTACAGCAAAAGCGATCCTCCTAA